A DNA window from Ignavibacteriales bacterium contains the following coding sequences:
- a CDS encoding DUF4153 domain-containing protein, translated as MKLPSIQQVVNNSTRTFRRFPLVLINAGVGTIVALILVDHEGPAQATILFNILFGAILGIPLLITIALTAEKRKWKSSMSVVAQIIGLLALTAYAWSVPSDLADAPNIHLIRLLMMAIGLHLFVAVVPYLGTGEAIGFWNYNKTLLLRSITAIIFAMALNAGLAVALAALDHLFGIDIPGKRYAELWILINGIFTTWFFLGGIPEQLDDLENSSEYPKEIKIFAQYILLPLVIVYLIILYTYMGKILIAWNWPQGWVSRLILGFSTVGMLMHLLFYPIRDHVENVWVKSALRWFYIVMVPLVIMLLFAVSRRVSEYGMTEGRYIGVATGVWLALIVLYFIFSRGKSIKVIPGSLGILSMLICFGSWGAFDVSESSQVARLKELLTNSSILVDGTVRPADKSVPFEQTKEICSIIDYLHDIHGYDRIQPWFKESLRDDSTSKRSARKAPSLVTKMMGIEYVKIWEGTATNEINLRMDTEQAIKVEGYHRLWRGQVFTSSPKIKEIPGGGFGYGVNEGLDTLTLLSMKDGKPVDSIQVDMKQFTEKLLIDYKNSNTANVPPDKMSIVLMNDRMKVKLYLQHINARRQDGVLKFTTYGIVILFSQPTDNSVQ; from the coding sequence ATGAAACTTCCATCAATTCAACAAGTCGTCAATAATTCCACTCGTACGTTTCGTCGTTTTCCTTTAGTTCTGATCAATGCCGGAGTCGGTACTATTGTAGCGTTGATTCTTGTAGACCATGAGGGTCCAGCGCAAGCGACAATCCTTTTCAACATTCTTTTTGGGGCGATTCTCGGGATTCCACTCCTGATAACAATTGCTCTGACAGCGGAAAAAAGAAAATGGAAATCGTCGATGTCTGTTGTTGCTCAGATCATCGGTCTGCTTGCACTCACGGCATATGCATGGTCGGTTCCTTCTGATCTTGCGGATGCCCCCAACATTCATTTAATACGACTTCTCATGATGGCAATCGGTCTCCATCTCTTTGTCGCGGTTGTTCCGTATTTAGGAACGGGAGAGGCAATCGGATTCTGGAATTACAATAAGACGCTCTTACTGCGTTCAATTACTGCAATTATCTTCGCGATGGCACTCAACGCCGGACTTGCAGTCGCGCTTGCGGCACTTGATCATTTGTTCGGAATAGATATCCCCGGAAAACGATATGCCGAACTCTGGATACTCATCAATGGAATTTTCACAACATGGTTTTTTCTTGGTGGTATACCTGAACAGCTTGATGACCTTGAAAATTCAAGCGAATATCCAAAGGAGATTAAGATATTTGCTCAATACATTTTGTTACCATTGGTAATTGTTTACCTCATCATACTGTACACATACATGGGGAAAATTCTAATCGCATGGAACTGGCCGCAAGGATGGGTCAGCAGATTAATTCTTGGATTCTCGACTGTCGGCATGCTCATGCATTTGTTATTCTATCCGATTCGCGATCATGTAGAAAATGTCTGGGTCAAATCTGCTTTGCGTTGGTTTTATATCGTTATGGTCCCGTTGGTCATCATGCTACTTTTCGCAGTCTCGCGCAGAGTTTCTGAATATGGTATGACGGAAGGAAGATATATTGGTGTTGCGACGGGAGTTTGGCTTGCATTGATCGTACTCTACTTCATTTTTAGCAGAGGAAAAAGTATTAAAGTTATTCCGGGTTCACTTGGAATATTATCGATGTTAATTTGTTTTGGATCATGGGGTGCATTCGATGTTTCTGAATCAAGTCAGGTTGCGCGGCTAAAAGAATTGCTGACGAACTCTTCCATACTTGTTGACGGAACTGTCCGCCCGGCAGATAAATCAGTTCCATTCGAGCAGACAAAAGAAATCTGTTCAATCATTGATTATCTTCACGACATTCACGGTTATGATCGTATTCAACCATGGTTCAAAGAAAGTCTTAGAGATGACTCCACAAGCAAGAGATCTGCACGCAAAGCTCCTTCACTTGTTACCAAAATGATGGGGATTGAATATGTGAAAATCTGGGAAGGTACCGCCACCAATGAAATCAATCTGAGGATGGACACCGAACAGGCGATAAAGGTCGAAGGGTATCATCGACTCTGGAGAGGGCAGGTTTTCACCTCCAGTCCGAAGATAAAAGAGATCCCCGGCGGAGGATTCGGCTATGGAGTCAACGAGGGACTTGATACACTCACGTTACTCTCAATGAAAGATGGAAAACCAGTGGATTCCATACAGGTTGATATGAAGCAGTTTACAGAAAAGTTATTGATAGATTACAAGAATTCGAATACGGCAAACGTACCACCTGACAAGATGTCAATTGTTCTCATGAACGATCGGATGAAAGTAAAACTATACTTGCAGCATATTAATGCCCGCAGGCAGGATGGTGTTCTAAAATTTACGACGTATGGAATTGTGATTCTATTCTCGCAGCCAACGGATAATAGTGTTCAGTAG
- a CDS encoding NAD(P)-binding domain-containing protein — protein METVISFLIFIFLILIIAVPYWLIAGKKKKVNRQVYEKNVNAGITAPATLHPQIDMMFCIGCGGCVRACPENVLGMVNGKPTIINGARCIGHALCVDACPVAGITMGFGKPKRGMEIPFYDENYQSNIEGLYIIGELGGIGLIRNAFSHGIKAIDHITSNFQSNNEDDTDIAIVGAGPAGVAAALRAKHHKFRSIIFEQDDLGGSILHYPRKKIVLTSPIDLPLYGKLDVSEISKEELLDLFQDLVQRFELDVRTGDKVISIRKDGNRFQISTVTGKFNVSKVVLAIGRRGTPRKLNVPGENLPKVFYRLFEAESFTNKHILVVGGGDSAIEAAVGLARQTGNKVTISYRKEEFFRLKERNEKNIREMEKEKKINVIFQSQVIEIQAESILLEQVNTGQKEIKNDFVFVFAGGELPSEFLKQVGVKLRTDEMEK, from the coding sequence ATGGAAACTGTAATCTCTTTTCTCATATTTATATTTCTTATCCTTATTATAGCCGTGCCGTACTGGCTTATCGCCGGGAAAAAGAAAAAGGTGAACAGGCAGGTGTATGAAAAAAATGTCAATGCCGGCATAACCGCGCCAGCAACACTTCATCCCCAGATAGATATGATGTTTTGCATAGGTTGTGGTGGATGCGTTAGAGCATGCCCCGAAAATGTACTTGGCATGGTCAACGGTAAACCTACGATTATTAATGGCGCCAGATGCATAGGTCATGCTCTGTGCGTGGATGCCTGTCCGGTTGCCGGTATTACTATGGGCTTTGGAAAGCCCAAGAGAGGCATGGAAATTCCGTTCTATGATGAAAATTACCAATCAAACATAGAAGGTCTTTACATTATTGGTGAGCTTGGCGGTATAGGTCTTATCAGGAATGCCTTCTCGCACGGAATAAAAGCAATAGACCACATAACTTCAAATTTTCAATCCAATAATGAAGATGACACTGATATTGCCATAGTCGGTGCCGGACCTGCAGGAGTTGCAGCCGCGCTCAGAGCCAAGCACCATAAGTTTCGCTCTATCATCTTCGAGCAGGATGACCTTGGTGGTTCGATTCTTCACTACCCACGAAAAAAAATCGTATTGACATCGCCTATCGATCTGCCTCTATATGGAAAATTAGATGTTTCCGAAATAAGTAAAGAAGAATTACTCGACCTTTTTCAGGATCTCGTTCAAAGGTTTGAGCTTGATGTTCGCACAGGTGATAAAGTTATTTCGATCCGTAAAGACGGGAACCGTTTCCAAATTTCAACCGTTACCGGGAAATTTAACGTCTCAAAAGTTGTTCTCGCAATCGGAAGGCGCGGAACCCCCCGTAAATTGAACGTACCGGGAGAAAATTTGCCAAAAGTGTTTTACCGGTTATTTGAAGCAGAATCTTTTACAAACAAACATATCCTGGTTGTGGGTGGAGGTGATAGCGCCATCGAAGCCGCGGTAGGGCTCGCACGTCAAACTGGTAATAAAGTCACGATCAGTTACCGGAAAGAAGAATTTTTCAGATTGAAAGAGCGCAATGAAAAAAACATTCGGGAAATGGAAAAAGAAAAAAAAATTAATGTAATATTTCAGTCGCAGGTTATCGAGATACAGGCAGAGAGTATTTTGTTAGAACAAGTTAATACCGGACAAAAAGAAATTAAGAACGATTTTGTGTTTGTTTTTGCGGGCGGAGAATTGCCGTCGGAATTTTTAAAACAGGTGGGTGTTAAACTCAGAACAGATGAAATGGAGAAATGA
- a CDS encoding NAD(P)/FAD-dependent oxidoreductase, which produces MYDVIIIGAGAAGLMCAIEAGKRSRSVCVLERNQKIGEKIRVSGGGRCNFTNMVTEHEHYISQNPQFCKSALAQFTPDDFISIVKLHGISYHEKKLGQLFCDQSSRQIIAMLQKECDDAGVRIVPDCQISDVRKGDRFVVRTNKGEFESDSVVIATGGLSIPKLGATDFGYRLARQFGLKITQMTPGLVPLTFSKEDVSFFIGLSGVSLEAIVSCNGQEFRENILFTHRGLSGPAILQISSYWNRGDTISINLSPDVDLLKLLTDKQRSGMELSTVLSEILPRRLAKQLCEQYGWLKPLHHCSTKEITSIAAQLHDWKMEPEGTEGYSKAEVTCGGVDTNELSSKTMEARNVPGLFVIGEVMDVTGHLGGYNFQWAWASGFVAGQYV; this is translated from the coding sequence ATGTATGACGTTATCATAATCGGCGCGGGGGCAGCAGGACTCATGTGTGCTATCGAAGCGGGGAAGCGTAGCAGGTCGGTTTGTGTGCTCGAACGGAATCAAAAAATTGGTGAGAAGATACGCGTCTCAGGTGGAGGCAGGTGTAATTTCACAAATATGGTGACCGAGCACGAACATTACATCTCACAGAATCCCCAATTCTGCAAGTCGGCGCTGGCACAGTTTACCCCAGATGATTTTATCTCAATTGTTAAACTGCATGGAATAAGTTATCACGAAAAAAAACTCGGTCAGTTATTCTGCGACCAGTCATCGCGTCAGATTATTGCCATGTTGCAGAAGGAATGTGACGATGCCGGCGTAAGAATTGTACCGGATTGCCAGATATCGGATGTGCGCAAGGGAGACCGGTTCGTAGTAAGAACAAACAAAGGTGAGTTTGAATCCGATTCGGTGGTGATCGCTACGGGCGGACTGTCCATTCCGAAGCTTGGTGCGACGGATTTCGGTTACCGGCTCGCACGGCAGTTTGGATTGAAGATCACGCAAATGACGCCGGGGCTTGTCCCATTAACGTTTAGTAAAGAAGATGTTTCGTTTTTCATCGGGCTTAGCGGCGTTTCACTTGAAGCCATAGTCAGTTGCAACGGTCAGGAATTCAGGGAGAATATCCTGTTCACTCATCGCGGTCTCAGCGGACCCGCGATACTCCAGATATCATCCTACTGGAACCGTGGAGATACGATTTCGATAAATCTGTCACCTGACGTTGATCTTCTGAAGTTACTCACAGATAAACAACGGTCCGGCATGGAGCTTTCAACGGTGCTTTCAGAAATTTTACCAAGACGATTGGCAAAACAATTGTGTGAGCAATACGGATGGTTGAAGCCGCTCCATCACTGCTCAACCAAAGAGATTACATCGATTGCCGCTCAACTTCATGACTGGAAGATGGAACCAGAAGGCACTGAAGGATACTCTAAAGCGGAAGTTACCTGCGGCGGTGTTGATACAAACGAGCTTTCATCCAAAACGATGGAAGCAAGGAACGTCCCCGGCTTGTTTGTAATCGGCGAAGTTATGGATGTTACGGGACATTTGGGCGGATATAATTTTCAATGGGCGTGGGCTTCAGGATTTGTGGCGGGACAGTATGTATGA
- a CDS encoding carbohydrate binding family 9 domain-containing protein translates to MHKYFVTISAIVFATGIIMAGDNSVTIRAVRVTSPPRVDGLLKDEVWKLASPADHFMQRDPEEGKPASERTEIRVVYDDEALYFGCMYYDTEPEKIVSRLTRRDNEIESDWGSIRIDSYNDHQTCFEFTFNPSGVKADIIQYDDGEREDESWDPVWDVETSIQPNGWVAEVKIPFRILRYKSSSVETSENIWGINFLRTISRKQESDRWAFTPKRESGFISRFGHLAGIEHLPDPKPIEVLPFVTGKQIYDPATSVRDRQQKFFGNAGVDLKYGISSNFTLDATVNPDFGQVEADPAVLNLSTFETFYPEKRPFFIEGTQILHFTTFGGDFGPGMFYSRRIGRALSMESIEVPDGGRIVDFPQNVTILGAAKLTGKTSDGLSVGMMQAFTQKENAIVADSSGMTSEQLLEPFAHYNVIRLKQDILGHSNIGMMVTSVTKKNRAPAFTNGYDWNLKFGENAYKLTGFIALSHTTLRKGERATGSAGKISFSRIAAEHWMWSVSTDFTSRKYNINDVGFFFSPNDLGGVAAIKYKEDEPGVLFRNYSGQVSYHQRHIFEGENITRQVTVKGSGLLNNYWLIDAELERDFGLYDHRETRGNGLYLKPSRNKAKLEIETDERQAIVVDITQSLATDKKHSTTISSGVGVGIKPFTWMDWEFQTEYQRERNREAWTENLGASSIFADRSTDRFDFTLRTSLTFTRELSLQLYSQLFTAKGHYVNYRQLIGTDSFIPAVGSFSHDFNEQSFNMNFVLRWEYLPGSTLYLVWSQARGNEDEEYFTSFGSEFKEAFRTKPSNVILLKLSYWMSL, encoded by the coding sequence ATGCATAAATATTTTGTTACCATCAGTGCAATTGTTTTTGCAACAGGCATCATCATGGCAGGCGATAATTCAGTTACTATCCGGGCTGTCAGAGTCACTTCGCCACCCCGCGTAGACGGACTTCTGAAAGATGAAGTATGGAAATTAGCATCACCTGCAGATCACTTCATGCAACGCGATCCTGAGGAAGGCAAACCCGCATCTGAACGAACTGAAATCCGGGTTGTATATGACGATGAAGCGCTGTATTTCGGTTGCATGTATTATGATACTGAACCGGAGAAAATCGTTTCCCGGCTAACCCGTCGTGACAATGAAATTGAAAGTGATTGGGGATCTATCCGCATCGATTCGTATAATGACCACCAAACCTGCTTTGAGTTCACGTTTAATCCATCCGGTGTTAAAGCTGACATTATCCAATATGATGATGGCGAACGTGAGGACGAATCGTGGGATCCTGTCTGGGATGTGGAAACATCAATCCAGCCAAATGGCTGGGTTGCTGAGGTAAAAATACCGTTCCGTATCCTCAGGTACAAATCGTCATCCGTAGAGACAAGTGAAAACATATGGGGAATTAATTTTCTCCGCACTATCAGCCGGAAGCAAGAATCTGACCGGTGGGCATTTACGCCAAAACGTGAAAGCGGGTTCATCTCTCGATTCGGTCATCTCGCGGGAATAGAACACCTGCCCGACCCAAAACCGATCGAAGTTCTTCCATTCGTTACCGGAAAACAGATCTACGATCCGGCGACAAGTGTTCGTGATCGGCAGCAGAAATTTTTCGGAAACGCCGGTGTCGATTTGAAGTACGGTATCTCAAGTAACTTTACTTTAGATGCCACTGTAAATCCGGACTTCGGGCAAGTGGAAGCCGATCCGGCAGTTTTGAATCTTTCAACATTCGAAACTTTTTACCCGGAGAAGCGTCCGTTTTTCATAGAGGGGACACAGATTCTTCACTTCACCACTTTTGGCGGTGATTTCGGACCGGGGATGTTTTATTCACGCAGAATTGGACGTGCACTTTCTATGGAGAGTATTGAAGTACCGGATGGAGGACGAATTGTAGATTTTCCTCAGAACGTAACAATTCTTGGTGCTGCAAAACTCACCGGGAAAACAAGCGATGGTCTATCAGTAGGCATGATGCAAGCTTTCACGCAGAAAGAAAATGCTATTGTCGCAGACTCATCAGGAATGACATCGGAACAACTTCTCGAACCGTTTGCACATTACAACGTAATCCGGCTAAAGCAGGATATTCTGGGACACTCGAACATTGGAATGATGGTCACTTCGGTGACGAAGAAAAATCGAGCACCTGCTTTCACTAACGGGTATGATTGGAACCTTAAGTTCGGTGAGAACGCATACAAACTTACCGGATTTATTGCACTATCTCACACAACCCTTCGTAAAGGTGAACGAGCGACAGGATCGGCAGGAAAGATTTCATTCAGTAGAATCGCAGCGGAACACTGGATGTGGTCAGTATCGACTGATTTCACATCGAGGAAGTATAACATCAATGATGTCGGCTTTTTTTTCAGTCCAAATGATCTTGGCGGTGTTGCTGCAATCAAGTACAAGGAAGACGAGCCGGGAGTTCTTTTCCGAAACTACAGCGGACAAGTTTCATATCACCAGCGGCATATATTCGAAGGAGAAAACATCACACGCCAGGTAACAGTGAAAGGGAGTGGATTGTTAAATAATTACTGGCTTATCGACGCGGAGCTTGAACGTGATTTCGGTTTGTACGATCATCGGGAAACGCGAGGAAACGGACTCTATCTGAAACCATCAAGAAACAAAGCAAAGCTGGAAATTGAGACAGATGAACGTCAAGCGATAGTTGTTGATATTACTCAGAGCTTAGCAACAGATAAAAAACATTCCACTACAATCAGCTCGGGCGTTGGTGTTGGGATAAAGCCTTTTACATGGATGGACTGGGAATTCCAAACGGAATATCAACGGGAACGAAATCGAGAAGCTTGGACAGAAAACTTAGGGGCATCTTCTATCTTCGCTGATCGCAGCACTGACAGATTCGATTTTACACTTCGCACTTCTCTAACCTTCACACGTGAGCTATCGCTCCAGTTGTATAGCCAACTATTCACGGCGAAGGGACATTATGTGAATTACCGTCAGTTGATCGGGACAGACAGTTTCATACCAGCAGTGGGTTCGTTCAGTCATGACTTCAACGAGCAATCCTTCAACATGAACTTTGTTCTTCGGTGGGAGTATCTGCCGGGTAGTACGCTTTACCTTGTCTGGTCACAAGCTCGAGGAAACGAAGATGAAGAGTATTTCACTTCATTCGGCAGTGAATTTAAAGAGGCGTTCCGGACAAAACCCTCAAACGTTATTTTACTTAAACTAAGTTATTGGATGAGTTTGTAA
- the pdxB gene encoding 4-phosphoerythronate dehydrogenase PdxB → MKVVIDDKIPFIKGVLEKYAEVVYLDGSHISRKDVMDADALIIRTRTKCNAKLLDGTKVKFIATATIGFDHIDTEYCSSKNISWTNAAGCNSSSVQQYFAAALIYLVEKYKLSMDDLTIGIVGVGNVGKKVASLCEALGMKVLLNDPPRERVENFETFVSLDRIVSESDIITFHVPLNYEGRDKTYHLVGDEFLSKLNENQFIINTSRGEVVKTESLKQVLRKQKIKGCILDVWENEPEIDSELLEMVDIGTPHIAGYSSEGKANGTAMSVNSFCSHFGFNLKNWYPENIPAPPVTIIDVDCEEFNIQEILGKLIRSTYNILEDDSKLRASPGTFEKQRGEYPVRREFSAYKVNVSSVNTKIENIIRKIGFNLLVNI, encoded by the coding sequence ATGAAGGTTGTTATAGACGATAAAATTCCGTTTATCAAAGGCGTGCTTGAGAAATATGCCGAAGTGGTTTATCTGGATGGAAGTCATATTTCCAGAAAAGATGTTATGGACGCCGACGCTCTCATCATCAGAACCCGGACAAAATGTAACGCGAAATTATTGGACGGAACAAAGGTTAAATTCATCGCGACTGCCACTATCGGGTTCGATCATATCGATACAGAGTATTGCAGTTCAAAAAATATATCGTGGACAAATGCCGCGGGATGTAACTCTTCTTCAGTGCAACAATATTTTGCCGCAGCGTTAATTTATTTGGTTGAAAAATATAAACTTTCGATGGATGATTTAACGATTGGTATTGTCGGGGTTGGGAATGTTGGTAAAAAAGTAGCTTCGTTGTGTGAAGCATTGGGGATGAAGGTGTTATTAAATGATCCTCCGCGAGAACGTGTAGAAAATTTTGAAACTTTTGTATCGTTGGATAGAATCGTCTCTGAATCCGATATAATAACATTTCATGTACCTCTGAATTATGAAGGTCGGGATAAGACATATCACCTTGTGGGTGATGAATTTTTATCGAAGCTAAATGAAAATCAATTTATCATTAACACGTCAAGAGGCGAAGTTGTTAAAACCGAATCTTTAAAGCAAGTCCTCCGAAAACAGAAAATCAAAGGTTGTATTTTAGACGTGTGGGAGAATGAGCCTGAAATCGATTCCGAACTTTTAGAAATGGTCGACATCGGAACACCTCATATCGCGGGATATTCGTCAGAAGGAAAAGCCAACGGCACTGCCATGAGCGTAAATTCTTTTTGCAGTCATTTCGGTTTTAATCTAAAAAATTGGTATCCGGAAAACATTCCAGCACCGCCGGTTACAATCATAGATGTGGATTGCGAGGAATTTAATATTCAGGAGATACTCGGTAAACTTATACGAAGCACATATAATATTCTTGAGGATGATAGTAAATTGCGGGCATCGCCAGGTACGTTCGAAAAGCAAAGAGGAGAATACCCTGTAAGACGCGAATTCAGCGCTTATAAAGTTAATGTATCAAGCGTAAATACAAAAATCGAAAATATTATCAGAAAAATAGGATTCAATCTGCTAGTGAATATTTGA
- a CDS encoding cytochrome C codes for MIKTFFSKITWYLFFYRLIFFGFITSNLFAQFSPGDLSNSHRQLEGSENCTNCHEVGTEISGAKCISCHLEIQLLRKKKHGYHGITAVGSCVECHKEHLGRESKTVLFEESKFDHVKTGFTLSGKHSSLGCSKCHSSAYRKDTALMKILEKSNRKTYLGLTQTCYSCHSDPHKDKFGKECSSCHTSAGWKNVNRFDHTRTKFPLIGKHQQVKCDKCHPSMNEKSNDGKITLIKNDFADCKSCHQSPHNSLLNEKICSSCHAPVGWADASNNQFNHDFTRYKLTGMHKEVRCEKCHPVNDKQDFKSRFKRDYNNCTDCHIDKHDGVFLSAYKNDCSVCHSLHGFKLSTYPQEKHNATHFPLTGAHAAVPCNGCHRKKESEFPVFRFTTILCESCHKDIHAGAFTSMMKEKSCGNCHITTGWRDASFDHSTTAFPLTGRHKNIGCAKCHKSGDILSGKVVFQKIPSGCESCHADAHAGQFIDSGKTDCFKCHTAEGWKLPIFNHETQSKFKLTGKHLSVTCSSCHKTVKDGKVQFIRFKPLETSCESCHQKGIIQ; via the coding sequence ATGATTAAAACATTTTTCTCAAAGATAACCTGGTACTTGTTTTTCTATCGGTTAATTTTTTTTGGATTCATTACATCCAATTTATTTGCCCAATTTTCACCTGGTGATCTATCAAATTCTCACCGGCAACTGGAGGGTTCAGAGAATTGCACAAACTGCCATGAAGTGGGAACCGAAATCAGTGGGGCGAAATGTATATCCTGCCATTTGGAAATTCAACTTCTCAGGAAGAAAAAACACGGTTATCATGGCATAACTGCAGTTGGATCTTGTGTAGAATGTCATAAAGAACATTTAGGCCGCGAATCAAAAACAGTCCTCTTCGAAGAGAGCAAATTTGATCACGTCAAAACCGGATTTACTTTATCGGGGAAACATTCATCGCTCGGTTGCTCTAAGTGCCATTCTTCGGCATACCGCAAAGATACGGCCTTAATGAAAATTCTGGAAAAAAGTAATCGTAAAACTTATCTCGGTTTAACTCAGACTTGTTATTCTTGCCATTCCGATCCTCATAAAGACAAGTTTGGTAAGGAGTGTTCTTCGTGTCATACTTCGGCGGGATGGAAAAATGTAAACCGCTTCGATCATACTCGTACAAAGTTTCCACTTATTGGTAAACATCAACAAGTGAAATGCGATAAATGTCATCCATCAATGAACGAGAAAAGCAACGATGGTAAAATCACTTTGATAAAAAATGATTTTGCTGATTGCAAATCGTGCCATCAATCTCCGCACAACTCATTGTTGAACGAGAAAATATGTTCGAGCTGTCATGCGCCGGTGGGATGGGCGGATGCATCGAATAATCAGTTCAATCATGACTTCACCCGTTATAAACTTACGGGTATGCATAAAGAAGTAAGATGTGAGAAATGCCACCCTGTGAATGATAAACAGGATTTTAAATCACGCTTTAAACGAGATTATAATAATTGTACAGATTGCCATATCGATAAGCATGATGGAGTATTTCTAAGCGCTTATAAAAATGATTGCTCGGTATGCCATTCTCTTCACGGATTCAAGCTGAGCACTTACCCGCAGGAAAAACACAACGCTACACATTTTCCGCTGACCGGAGCGCATGCTGCTGTACCATGTAATGGTTGCCATCGTAAAAAAGAATCTGAGTTTCCCGTATTTCGTTTTACAACTATTTTGTGTGAATCGTGCCATAAGGATATTCATGCAGGCGCCTTCACTTCGATGATGAAAGAAAAAAGTTGTGGAAATTGTCATATCACAACAGGATGGAGAGATGCGTCTTTTGATCATTCAACCACCGCATTTCCGCTCACAGGTCGTCATAAAAACATTGGATGTGCGAAGTGCCATAAATCCGGCGATATTTTATCGGGTAAAGTTGTTTTTCAAAAAATACCATCAGGTTGTGAATCGTGCCATGCTGATGCGCATGCAGGGCAGTTTATTGACTCCGGTAAAACAGACTGCTTCAAATGCCATACGGCTGAAGGTTGGAAATTGCCGATCTTCAATCACGAAACACAAAGTAAATTTAAACTCACTGGTAAGCATTTAAGTGTAACATGCTCATCATGTCATAAAACTGTGAAAGACGGGAAAGTGCAATTTATTCGTTTTAAACCTTTGGAAACTTCCTGCGAATCATGTCATCAAAAAGGGATCATCCAATGA